The Streptomyces sp. NBC_01275 genome has a segment encoding these proteins:
- a CDS encoding methionyl-tRNA formyltransferase, protein MRVVMLGYQTWGHRTLQALLDSDHEVVLVVTHPKSEHAYEKIWDDNVAELAEKNDVPVLLRNRPDDAELLAAVREARPDVIVANNWRTWLPPELFDLPPHGTLNVHDSLLPSYAGFSPIIWALVNGEERVGVTAHRMNAELDAGDVLVQRSVPVGPTDTATDLFHRTVDLIAPLVHESLDLIASGRDAGQWVPQDRSRASFFHKRSAEDSRIDWSWPAERLERLVRAQSDPYPNAYAFHRGQRLRIVSAAVSEACYGGTPGRIFIREGDGVVVVAGAEAYTGRCRGLLIRRVRTDDGAEYAAADYFRTMGGYLTSRP, encoded by the coding sequence ATGCGGGTCGTCATGCTCGGCTACCAGACCTGGGGCCACCGCACGCTACAGGCGTTGCTGGACTCCGACCACGAGGTGGTTCTCGTCGTCACCCATCCGAAAAGCGAGCACGCCTACGAGAAGATCTGGGACGACAACGTCGCCGAACTGGCCGAGAAGAACGACGTCCCCGTCCTGCTGCGCAACCGCCCGGACGACGCCGAACTCCTCGCCGCCGTACGGGAGGCCCGGCCGGACGTCATCGTCGCCAACAACTGGCGGACCTGGCTGCCCCCGGAGCTGTTCGACCTCCCGCCGCACGGCACCCTCAACGTCCACGACTCGCTGCTGCCGTCGTACGCCGGGTTCTCGCCGATCATCTGGGCGCTCGTCAACGGCGAGGAGCGGGTCGGCGTGACCGCGCACCGCATGAACGCCGAACTCGACGCCGGGGACGTCCTGGTGCAGCGCTCGGTGCCGGTCGGGCCCACCGACACGGCGACCGACCTGTTCCATCGGACCGTCGACCTCATCGCGCCCCTCGTGCACGAGTCGCTCGACCTGATCGCCTCGGGCCGGGACGCCGGCCAGTGGGTGCCGCAGGACCGCTCCCGCGCCAGCTTCTTCCACAAGCGGTCGGCGGAGGACAGCCGCATCGACTGGAGTTGGCCCGCGGAGCGCCTGGAGCGGCTCGTACGGGCCCAGTCGGACCCGTACCCGAACGCCTACGCCTTCCACCGCGGGCAGCGGCTGAGGATCGTCTCCGCCGCCGTCTCGGAGGCCTGCTACGGCGGCACCCCGGGGCGGATCTTCATCCGGGAGGGCGACGGCGTGGTCGTGGTGGCGGGCGCCGAGGCGTACACGGGCCGCTGCCGGGGGCTCCTGATACGACGGGTGCGCACCGACGACGGCGCCGAGTACGCGGCCGCCGACTACTTCCGCACCATGGGCGGGTACTTGACGTCCCGCCCCTGA
- a CDS encoding ABC transporter ATP-binding protein, whose protein sequence is MSTTDPRAPRPSAAQADAGVPRPSGGPGSSGVPHPPFPGPELRARNLHLAYDGRTVVEDLDLTVPTGRITAIVGANACGKSTLLRALARLLAPRQGVVELDGAALRTMSTRDLARKLGILPQTPVAPEGLTVGDLVGRGRSPHQTWWRQWSAADEDAVREALAATGLTDLADRPVDELSGGQRQRAWIAMAVAQGTPVLLLDEPTTYLDLAHQIDVLDLITDLNRREGRTVVMVLHDLNQACRYADHVIAMKAGRIVAEGAPAEVVTEATVEDVFDLRCRITPDPVSGTPLVIPLGRHHHDGDGARSEDTVGASAAD, encoded by the coding sequence ATGTCGACCACCGACCCGCGCGCCCCGCGCCCGTCCGCAGCGCAGGCCGACGCCGGCGTCCCGCGTCCGTCCGGCGGCCCCGGCAGCTCCGGCGTCCCTCACCCCCCCTTCCCCGGGCCGGAGTTGCGGGCGAGGAACCTGCATCTCGCCTACGACGGACGGACGGTGGTGGAGGACCTGGACCTCACCGTGCCGACCGGCCGGATCACCGCCATCGTCGGGGCCAACGCCTGTGGCAAGTCGACCCTGTTGCGCGCGCTCGCCCGGCTGCTGGCCCCACGCCAGGGCGTCGTCGAACTGGACGGCGCCGCCCTGCGCACCATGTCCACCCGGGACCTCGCGCGCAAGCTCGGCATCCTGCCGCAGACGCCGGTGGCGCCTGAGGGGCTGACGGTCGGCGACCTGGTGGGCCGGGGCCGTTCGCCGCACCAGACCTGGTGGCGGCAGTGGTCCGCGGCGGACGAGGACGCCGTGCGCGAGGCCCTCGCCGCGACCGGCCTGACCGACCTCGCCGACCGCCCGGTCGACGAGCTCTCCGGCGGCCAGCGGCAGCGCGCGTGGATCGCCATGGCCGTCGCCCAGGGCACCCCCGTCCTGCTCCTCGACGAGCCGACGACCTATCTCGACCTCGCCCACCAGATCGACGTACTGGACCTGATCACGGACCTCAACCGGCGCGAGGGGCGCACGGTGGTGATGGTGCTGCACGACCTCAACCAGGCCTGCCGGTACGCCGATCACGTCATCGCCATGAAGGCGGGCCGGATCGTCGCCGAGGGCGCGCCCGCCGAGGTGGTCACCGAGGCCACCGTCGAGGACGTCTTCGACCTGCGCTGCCGGATCACCCCCGACCCGGTCAGCGGCACCCCGCTGGTCATCCCGCTGGGCCGGCACCACCACGACGGCGACGGCGCACGGTCCGAGGACACCGTCGGGGCGTCGGCCGCCGACTGA
- a CDS encoding iron chelate uptake ABC transporter family permease subunit, which produces MRGRHFRLAVPPVSGVLRPRLALTGVIVALGAFLLFCWGLTLGDYPVAFTDVVRALGGAGDPGTVIVVQDLRLPRALTGLLVGVAFGVSGAVFQTMTRNPLASPDMIGLTQGAGTAVVAAVVLGWTGGLGLSTLGLLGALATALLVYSLAWKGGATGYRIILVGIGVSWICSSATDFLLARGNRFEAEESLGWLVGNLNGRTWDQVDSLALAMAVLLPVTLAMGRWMRTLMLGDDVAAGLGTPVQAVRLALLLTGVGLVAFGTAAAGPVAFVALACPQIAQRLAGVSSPPPLVSGLTGAFVVLGSDLLAREAVPGTELPVGIVTGALGAPVLLWLLIRANRAGSGG; this is translated from the coding sequence CTGCGCGGGCGGCACTTCCGGCTCGCCGTTCCTCCGGTGTCCGGCGTGCTGCGCCCGCGCCTGGCGCTGACCGGGGTGATCGTCGCTCTCGGGGCCTTCCTGCTGTTCTGCTGGGGTCTGACCCTCGGCGACTATCCCGTGGCCTTCACCGACGTCGTCAGGGCGCTCGGCGGCGCGGGCGACCCCGGCACGGTCATCGTCGTACAGGATCTGCGGCTGCCGCGGGCCCTGACCGGGCTGCTGGTCGGCGTCGCGTTCGGGGTCTCGGGGGCCGTGTTCCAGACGATGACCCGCAACCCCCTGGCCAGCCCCGACATGATCGGACTGACCCAGGGCGCCGGAACCGCCGTCGTGGCGGCCGTGGTCCTCGGCTGGACCGGCGGCCTCGGACTGTCCACGCTGGGACTGCTCGGCGCCCTCGCGACCGCGCTGCTCGTGTACTCGTTGGCGTGGAAGGGCGGAGCCACCGGCTACCGGATCATCCTCGTCGGCATCGGCGTGTCCTGGATCTGCTCCAGCGCCACCGACTTCCTGCTGGCGCGGGGCAACCGCTTCGAGGCGGAGGAGTCCCTCGGCTGGCTGGTCGGCAACCTCAACGGCCGAACCTGGGACCAGGTGGACTCCCTGGCCCTCGCCATGGCCGTACTCCTGCCGGTCACCCTCGCCATGGGCCGCTGGATGCGCACGCTCATGCTCGGCGACGACGTGGCCGCCGGGCTCGGCACGCCCGTGCAGGCCGTGCGGCTGGCGCTGCTGCTGACCGGGGTGGGGCTGGTCGCCTTCGGCACGGCGGCGGCCGGTCCGGTGGCCTTCGTGGCCCTGGCCTGTCCGCAGATCGCCCAGCGGCTGGCCGGCGTCTCGTCACCGCCCCCGCTCGTCTCCGGTCTCACCGGCGCGTTCGTCGTCCTCGGATCCGATCTCCTCGCACGCGAGGCGGTCCCCGGGACGGAACTGCCGGTCGGGATCGTCACCGGCGCCCTCGGCGCGCCGGTCCTGCTGTGGCTGCTCATCCGCGCCAACCGCGCGGGCTCTGGAGGCTGA
- a CDS encoding iron ABC transporter permease, protein MASSQVASGRGLRTTVLVALVVALLVLLSLLSVALGALNVPLDQVVRSVLGHPPSRLVDNVIWSVRVPRTLLGLTTGAALGLSGALMQALTRNPLADPGILGVSAGASFAIVVAVAVVGVGSVYGYVWFAFGGALVASVVVFFLGRLGRSGATPVKLALAGVAVTSLLQSLTSAVVLTDQDALDRYRFWSAGTLADKDSGDLLRILPFLAVGAVLALSCAPALNSLALGDEVAASLGRRLGLVRLQGVTAIVLLTGASVAVIGPVVFLGLVVPHIARVLAQYAGIGPDHRWLLPLSAALAPVLLLSADILGRTVARPTEIQAGVLVAFLGGPFFIALVRRRKLAEV, encoded by the coding sequence GTGGCTTCAAGCCAAGTGGCTTCAGGCAGAGGGCTTCGCACCACGGTGCTGGTGGCACTGGTCGTCGCCCTCCTCGTCCTTCTTTCCCTGCTGTCCGTTGCGCTCGGCGCGCTCAACGTGCCGCTCGACCAGGTCGTCCGCTCGGTCCTCGGCCATCCGCCGAGCCGTCTCGTCGACAACGTCATCTGGTCGGTGCGCGTGCCCCGCACCCTGCTCGGCCTGACGACGGGCGCCGCGCTCGGCCTCTCCGGTGCGCTGATGCAGGCCCTCACCCGCAACCCCCTCGCGGACCCGGGCATCCTCGGGGTCAGCGCCGGAGCGTCCTTCGCGATCGTGGTGGCGGTCGCGGTGGTCGGGGTCGGATCGGTCTACGGCTATGTGTGGTTCGCGTTCGGCGGGGCGCTCGTCGCGAGCGTCGTGGTCTTCTTCCTGGGGCGGCTGGGCCGGTCCGGGGCCACCCCGGTCAAACTGGCGCTCGCCGGAGTCGCCGTCACCTCGCTGCTGCAGTCGCTCACCAGCGCCGTGGTGCTGACCGACCAGGACGCGCTGGACCGCTACCGCTTCTGGTCGGCCGGCACCCTCGCCGACAAGGACTCCGGCGACCTGCTGCGCATCCTGCCCTTCCTCGCCGTCGGCGCCGTCCTGGCCCTGTCCTGCGCGCCCGCCCTCAACAGCCTCGCCCTCGGCGACGAGGTGGCCGCCTCCCTGGGACGGCGGCTCGGTCTGGTGCGCCTCCAGGGAGTCACCGCGATCGTGCTGCTGACCGGCGCGTCGGTCGCCGTCATCGGTCCCGTGGTCTTCCTCGGCCTGGTCGTCCCGCACATCGCCCGGGTCCTCGCCCAGTACGCCGGGATCGGCCCCGACCACCGCTGGCTGCTGCCGCTGTCCGCCGCGCTCGCGCCCGTACTGCTGCTGTCCGCCGACATCCTGGGCCGGACGGTGGCCCGACCGACCGAGATCCAGGCCGGAGTCCTCGTCGCCTTCCTGGGCGGCCCGTTCTTCATCGCCCTGGTCCGCCGCCGGAAACTCGCGGAGGTGTGA